The Monomorium pharaonis isolate MP-MQ-018 chromosome 5, ASM1337386v2, whole genome shotgun sequence genome includes a window with the following:
- the LOC105828128 gene encoding uncharacterized protein LOC105828128 isoform X4 — MSDGSNMGLFGSKDRNQEQKEKSSKDSSPARYAPYGVDSDTETYDTEALSMMDINDIIGVQSGEQVGESTLESEIAALSQIITDSKEEMSDLTCENETRTEPSVIAEMSASENADVDFKRDEAFDVKTSEIVINTSTMVCTSELSSNDKSCIDNNSLTVTSNDTLQGTVRDEQQVDIVFPMGHEMSDAKKTADETVDNIIDSQNETKSGLKPVVIACGNISKSLQLIGEAYNSEDSEETDMNDNDSPKETPSLSTHRETSSSDVSAKQHKEDSCEITDILEQSTEISSKLNDTSVAISEELNAKVETVIDSKLDLDKIESENSNQSEMLQQVLEVQEDVDDTASTKVSECVDIETLTRTQQNENNTEIEMNTTERTALEHQSSNETLKETADTIVDTSAILTMEITKNIEQREENTEIESSTLALGSETEEQDLAISSEKELPNTKEANEHSCPAVDANVLECEDRDIVSVNKIQESTLTKTSDKELSMTDATNKNNNSQEVDVTFIQKDLEKTVVTSDNQDSADVVETKKETSVLMDTNVLQTASDTTNKDLILNEDISRNRPDAEEKNITDVPAGSHLLSEENSDLSSKNLIIQSDSTSDGNNSEDTNVCTQDVLETLTSVKHEKSIDQFPSVLLEKSEINNTTSSKFEELHSILISHEDSSSLENVSKSEVEEIENVERKILEAASLSVNKDQNKTALIENKPVQMSNQSESSVLKQDNSSIKVESKLSLENVTSSNILLENDTNSSLTENLIAPENDVTDYICNIVRKEDKVAENITAEISLNETAIKISDLDEDKVKEIEKITEKEKKVNEINLVSESVIPEDVQANSENINLQDDEKTKPCERIAKIPMESKNSIDVAPTVEENNMQPIIKESTDANLKEVQSNIDEISLSQKSSDEKMSTEKLIEKLPQDLANVDAPATVQTVDSLEGLLDITLMSDNENSSLKDMKTEDKTLMEEIVSKNIDMDLLLDQANQSEATMTQSSDYITNVIVSCLSNRDNETSETDINIPSNDKTTENKDTSLKVNEDMSAELVSETASNDKMEESLETDSNLQQNDLDVDFESSRLEAVDLEESETKLELPQDILEGVIPSESLSRHTDTPTVIENSQSSSEISELESAVKFLQESEEQTIDSLVLSPKMVESVVEDITKQANAELYVPDEIDNFTNAESELAHLRNADATDSISISEAEIISEAAKLENERKFATQMQNVPNIVVKDTEELNEETRMCLSDTTSVADNSLNAQTVEQSHKEKGAVPEIRSLSSEGILKACELIPRVSILEERLKEPPKIEIPVPDSSKVLESSISPNDSLLIPKDARAIAYSRMLESPKSADKVELKGADTPRKDFEKHSDLENVGSPRIILKIAKSAITDCSEPRSPKSPKIRSATNSPNPDDSPGQKLGKIKLKLSKGGHPSIISNENLDEVNQWHTTENTSSLSPIGMKIKLSKSGDASIVGIEKHESPDDSKEVKYKIEEPKRTDSPIGMKIKLSKSGDASIISDSKQQDTKEALTKHKEKLEMPQGSPKRTESPIGMKIKLSKTGDASIIQTDRQESLEEHKEVTQKRTDSPIGMKIKLSKTGDASIVSPDASEDLSTKTKEKQDHPELPKRTESPIGMKIKLSKCKGAASIISVDNTEDTKDKLEVPEPPKRTESPLGMKIKLSKTGDASIIHSEVTEDVKEMKHKDRSEILQDTVKTPESSGLKIKMKTGEAASLISPDVTEEQDVLQTFGLSTSSVPRIKVSKSGDMSVVSNKTELTEESRSRGEGQAEMPKRTESPLGMKIKLSKSGDASIVQSEIIAEEHQSKTTRADAEYSKGSDSSLGMKIKLFKTGDASVVETPSSGSSSEKKDKQQRRRDAADSPLEMKIKLSKTGHPTIVTCDSHGESTAQKGKDPAAVDPAINFSHRYMEHAAGHKESPLKIIKTSGHPSILQSNRSELTIEPVQMQNRKQQPTETAQQQIEISPKRKDVTISPIESKKSKLETQLSQILPEVTIQPVMCRDQKQQQQQQQQQQKLLFDPKTSLISRQQMNVINQEISITQVRSDNASDKFKDICKNSPGGLSDCEIIEHRPELIIVNENSNSSQDVVIIEEVSPNRADIKVPKKRGRPRRNPATVQQQQQPSAQMLIPRDPLALDDVQQVPPQQFEHRENERPKRTCRNQKSYAPPKRGRGGRGRGKRKLDNVEPQIGKKTRIEQDLSAIEASTMAVITIDETPVQQESLRKSSELYKALKQPPIDRKSSALGRKEAAKKDSKISNSEIAVLDPTSSLCTQEDPTKASNQSLLVSKADEQHKKPALEIVSERTQKSAVKQHAENKGKISDGIKEIPVPPGHSNWLTPTSKKQPDSTAIRGETVSTVQVIDEETRMSAESGSRSQTPARNIPAPTSETIINEESQGSVLSTATTESEKVKVKNRRMEINFDPDEGPFTVDKIAEYEWPLDRKGETFMIQEQISQYLGVKSFKRKYPDLKRRVVDMEERNYLRENGLVSEAMCDMGLTAVCSSEVLDVMCSDFPDQYEEYRKHMREKQVKEHSKKQKELTAAANAERNRIDLAEMAMQSAFTWNANLNKARKEQRKYCLDLQTFTIQQPQQKQQKIDSEHKVGHYPVALIPGQYTDYYREYTPAELRYYPLNTVLYGPTRPNERKSDSQSEGSQSDSDSESSSDDSSSSSSEGTQDTEGSQSTMDEVDMEISNAKDDTKLKCKMCLKVLNKHNKNEILIQCGTCNGNVHPSCIDLTLDMVPHIQSYAWQCTDCKTCAQCHDPADEDKMLFCDMCDRGYHIYCVGLRRVPQGRWHCQECAVCANCGSREPGGANSDRNSVAQWQHEYKKGEKNTRVYVSTLCVPCSKLWRKGRYCPHCSRCHTAQRLDLETNLVHCSACDKYLHLECVETKGVVVDKKNYLCDFCTPSTSQHVVKPLMSKVLKT; from the exons ATGTCCGACGGTTCTAACATGGGCCTATTTGGCTCTAAGGACCGGAATCaggaacaaaaagaaaaatcttcCAAGGACAGCTCCCCAGCCCGTTATGCGCCATACGGCGTTGACAGCGACACCGAGACATACGATACCGAGGCCCTGAGCATGATGGATATCAACGATATCATCGGCGTACAGTCCGGTGAGCAGGTCGGCGAGTCGACCCTGGAGAGCGAGATTGCCGCTCTTTCACAGATTATTACGGATTCAAAG GAAGAAATGTCTGATCTTACCTGTGAAAATGAGACACGCACGGAACCGTCAGTTATCGCGGAAATGAGTGCCTCGGAAAACGCAGATGTGGACTTTAAACGCGATGAAGCTTTCGACGTAAAGACTAGCGAAATAGTTATTAATACATCCACTATGGTTTGTACATCAGAATTGTCTTCCAATGACAAATCGTGCATTGATAATAATTCGTTGACTGTCACGTCAAACGATACTTTACAGGGAACTGTCCGAGACGAGCAACAAGTGGACATTGTTTTTCCCATGGGTCACGAGATGAGCGACGCTAAGAAAACGGCGGATGAAACTGTTGACAATATCATTGACAGCCAAAACGAAACCAAGAGTGGTTTAAAGCCTGTAGTAATAGCTTGTGGAAACATTAGCAAGAGTTTACAATTGATAGGAGAAGCATACAACTCTGAGGATTCGGAGGAAACTGACATGAATGACAATGACTCGCCTAAAGAAACCCCATCACTTTCTACTCATAGGGAAACTTCGTCATCGGATGTTTCTGCAAAACAGCACAAGGAAGATAGTTGTGAAATAACCGATATATTGGAGCAAAGTACTGAGATTTCTTCAAAGTTAAATGACACGAGTGTGGCTATCTCGGAAGAATTAAACGCGAAAGTAGAAACTGTTATAGATAGCAAATTAGATCTAGATAAAATAGAGTCAGAAAATTCTAATCAAAGTGAAATGTTGCAACAAGTTTTAGAAGTACAAGAAGATGTAGACGATACTGCGTCAACTAAAGTATCAGAGTGTGTTGATATTGAAACATTAACTCGCACAcaacaaaatgaaaataatactgAAATCGAAATGAATACAACTGAAAGAACAGCATTAGAACATCAATCTTCTAATGAAACTTTGAAAGAAACTGCAGATACAATTGTTGATACATCTGCCATATTAACAATGGAAATAACAAAGAATATAGAACAAAGGGAAGAAAATACTGAAATAGAATCAAGTACATTAGCACTAGGTTCTGAAACAGAAGAGCAAGATTTAGCAATTTCTAGTGAAAAAGAACTGCCAAATACGAAAGAAGCAAATGAGCATAGTTGTCCTGCTGTTGATGCAAACGTTCTTGAATGCGAAGATAGGGATATTGTTtcagtaaataaaattcaggAGTCTACTTTAACCAAAACATCTGATAAGGAATTAAGTATGACAGACGcgacgaataaaaataataattctcagGAGGTAGATGTCACTTTTATACAGAAGGATCTTGAAAAAACTGTTGTAACTTCTGATAATCAAGATAGTGCAGATGTAGTGGAgactaaaaaagaaacatctgTACTAATGGATACAAATGTACTTCAAACTGCATCAGATACAACTaacaaagatttaattttaaatgaagatATATCAAGGAATCGTCCAGATGCTGAAGAAAAGAATATAACTGATGTACCTGCAGGTAGTCACTTACTAAGTGAGGAAAATTCAGATTTGAGctctaaaaatttgataatacaGAGTGATTCGACATCTGATGGTAATAATTCTGAAGATACAAATGTTTGCACACAAGATGTTCTTGAAACACTAACCTCGGTTAAACATGAAAAATCCATTGATCAATTTCCATCTGTGTTATTAGAAAAatctgaaattaataatactacaTCTAGTAAATTTGAAGAATTACATTCTATTCTGATTTCGCACGAAGATTCAAGTAGTTTAGAAAATGTAAGCAAATCCGAAGttgaagaaatagaaaatgtagAAAGAAAGATATTGGAAGCTGCATCATTATCTGTTAACAAAGATCAAAATAAAACTGCATTGATAGAAAATAAACCAGTGCAAATGTCTAATCAATCTGAATCAAGTGTTCTAAAACAAGACAATTCGTCTATAAAAGTAGAAAGTAAATTATCTTTGGAAAATGTTACGTCTtccaatatattattagagaATGATACAAATTCTTCATTAACTGAAAATTTGATTGCTCCAGAAAATGATGTAACAGATTACATTTGTAACATAGTACGGAAGGAAGATAAAGTCGCGGAAAATATTACAGCTGAGATATCATTGAATGAGacagcaataaaaatatcagattTAGACGAGGATAAAgttaaagaaattgaaaagattactgaaaaggaaaagaaagtgaatgaaataaatttagtttcgGAATCAGTAATtccagaggatgtccaagCAAATTCAGAGAATATCAATTTACAAGACGATGAAAAAACGAAACCGTGTGAAAGAATTGCGAAAATACCTATGGAATCGAAAAACTCAATCGATGTAGCGCCGACAGTTGAAGAGAATAATATGCAACCAATTATAAAAGAATCCACTGATGCTAATTTAAAAGAGGTACAATCAAATATCGACGAAATCTCTTTATCACAAAAGAGCTCAGACGAAAAAATGAGTACTGAAAAGTTAATAGAGAAACTGCCTCAAGATTTGGCAAATGTGGATGCTCCAGCTACCGTTCAAACCGTAGATTCTCTAGAAGGACTTTTGGACATAACACTTATGTCAGACAATGAAAATTCTTCGTTAAAGGATATGAAAACTGAGGATAAAACCTTAATGGAGGAGATAGTAAGTAAAAACATTGATATGGATCTTTTATTAGATCAAGCAAATCAAAGCGAAGCAACCATGACGCAGAGTTCGGACTACATAACAAATGTTATTGTTAGTTGTTTGTCAAACAGAGATAATGAAACGAGCGAGACTGATATCAACATACCGAGTAACGATAAAACTACCGAAAACAAGGATACTAGTTTAAAAGTGAACGAAGACATGAGTGCGGAGCTGGTTAGTGAGACGGCGAGTAACGATAAGATGGAAGAGTCTCTTGAAACGGATAGTAATTTGCAGCAGAACGATCTGGACGTGGATTTTGAGAGCAGTCGATTGGAGGCCGTTGATTTAGAAGAAAGCGAAACGAAACTGGAGCTGCCGCAGGATATTCTGGAGGGTGTAATACCGAGCGAGAGTCTTTCCCGGCATACCGATACTCCAACCGTCATCGAGAATTCGCAGTCGAGTTCGGAGATCTCGGAATTGGAATCCGCGGTGAAGTTTTTGCAGGAATCAGAGGAGCAAACGATAGACTCACTAGTACTCTCGCCGAAAATGGTGGAGAGCGTCGTCGAGGACATAACAAAGCAGGCGAACGCGGAGCTCTACGTGCCCGATGAAATAGACAATTTTACGAACGCCGAGTCCGAATTAGCGCATCTAAGGAACGCTGATGCTACGGATTCGATCTCCATTTCGGAAGCAGAGATCATATCGGAGGCGGCTAAGCTAGAGAATGAGCGAAAATTTGCGACGCAGATGCAGAACGTTCCTAATATTGTCGTGAAGGACACCGAAGAACTAAATGAAGAAACTCGCATGTGTTTATCTGATACCACTTCTGTCGCGGATAACTCCTTGAATGCGCAAACGGTGGAACAATCGCACAAGGAAAAAGGAGCTGTACCCGAAATTAGATCGTTGTCAAGTGAAGGTATTCTGAAAGCATGCGAACTGATTCCGAGGGTGTCAATATTGGAGGAGCGATTGAAGGAACCGCCAAAGATCGAGATACCCGTTCCGGATTCATCTAAGGTATTGGAATCTTCTATCAGTCCGAACGATAGTCTTCTTATACCGAAGGACGCGAGAGCTATCGCGTACTCGAGAATGTTGGAATCACCAAAATCGGCCGATAAAGTTGAGTTGAAAGGTGCAGACACGCCGCGCAAGGATTTTGAGAAACATTCGGACTTGGAGAACGTCGGTTCGCCGAGAATAATCCTAAAGATCGCCAAATCAGCGATCACAGATTGCAGCGAACCACGATCACCAAAGAGTCCAAAGATCCGATCGGCTACGAATTCACCGAATCCAGATGACAGTCCAGGTCAAAAGTTAGGaaagattaaattgaaattatcgaAGGGAGGCCATCCATCCATAATATCCAACGAAAATCTGGATGAGGTCAACCAGTGGCACACCACTGAGAACACATCGTCATTATCTCCCATCGGTATGAAAATCAAGCTCTCTAAATCCGGCGACGCTTCAATTGTGGGTATAGAAAAACACGAAAGTCCAGACGATTCGAAGGAGGTGAAGTACAAAATCGAAGAGCCGAAGAGAACGGATTCGCCGATCGGTATGAAGATAAAACTATCCAAATCTGGAGATGCCTCGATTATCTCCGATTCCAAGCAACAAGATACCAAAGAAGCTCTCACAAAACACAAGGAGAAATTGGAGATGCCGCAAGGAAGCCCAAAAAGAACAGAATCGCCAATTGGAATGAAGATCAAACTCTCAAAAACTGGTGACGCTTCTATTATTCAGACTGACAGGCAAGAATCTTTAGAAGAGCACAAAGAAGTCACGCAGAAAAGAACGGATTCTCCGATTGGTATGAAAATTAAACTGTCGAAAACCGGTGACGCTTCCATCGTATCTCCGGATGCTTCCGAGGATTTGTCTACGAAGACGAAGGAAAAGCAAGATCATCCGGAGCTACCGAAAAGGACTGAGTCTCCGATTGGAATGAAGATAAAGCTATCTAAATGCAAAGGCGCTGCATCTATTATTTCGGTAGACAACACTGAAGATACAAAGGACAAATTGGAGGTACCTGAACCACCTAAACGCACCGAGTCGCCACTTGGtatgaaaataaagttatcTAAAACCGGAGACGCGTCTATTATACATTCCGAAGTCACAGAAGATGTTAAGGAAATGAAACATAAAGACAGGTCTGAGATATTGCAAGACACAGTGAAAACACCAGAGTCTTCCGGGCTCAAGATCAAGATGAAGACAGGCGAAGCGGCATCGTTAATATCGCCGGACGTTACCGAAGAGCAAGATGTATTACAAACTTTTGGATTATCTACAAGCAGCGTTCCAAGGATTAAAGTATCTAAATCTGGAGATATGTCAGTGGTTTCTAATAAAACAGAGTTAACAGAAGAGTCGAGATCACGGGGAGAGGGTCAGGCAGAAATGCCGAAGAGAACGGAATCTCCACTCGGCATGAAAATCAAGTTGTCCAAGAGCGGCGACGCTTCCATTGTGCAAAGCGAAATTATCGCTGAGGAGCATCAAAGTAAGACCACGCGTGCCGATGCAGAATATTCGAAAGGCAGCGACTCGTCACTCGGGATGAAGATTAAGCTATTTAAAACCGGCGACGCTTCGGTGGTAGAAACACCATCTTCCGGTTCTTCTTCCGAGAAGAAAGACAAACAGCAGCGACGCAGAGATGCCGCCGATTCACCATTAGAGATGAAAATCAAACTGTCCAAAACCGGTCACCCTACGATCGTAACCTGTGACAGTCACGGCGAGTCCACCGCGCAGAAAGGTAAAGATCCAGCGGCTGTGGATccagcaataaatttttctcacaGATATATGGAACACGCTGCAGGGCATAAAGAATCTCCATTGAAAATCATCAAGACCAGCGGTCATCCGTCCATTCTACAGAGCAATCGTTCTGAACTGACGATCGAGCCGGTGCAGATGCAGAACAGAAAACAGCAACCGACGGAGACCGCCCAGCAACAGATCGAAATATCGCCCAAACGTAAAGATGTAACAATCTCGCCAATTGAAAGCAAGAAATCTAAGTTAGAGACGCAGCTCTCGCAGATTCTGCCGGAGGTCACAATCCAACCAGTAATGTGTCGGGATCAGaaacagcagcaacaacagcagcagcaacagcagaaACTATTATTCGATCCGAAAACGAGTTTGATCAGTCGACAGCAGATGAACGTGATCAACCAGGAGATCAGTATCACGCAAGTACGGTCAGATAATGCGTCCGACAAGTTCAAGGATATATGCAAAAATTCGCCGGGTGGATTATCGGATTGCGAAATCATCGAACATCGCCCGGAACTGATAATCGTTAACGAAAATTCGAACTCCAGCCAGGATGTTGTCATCATAGAGGAGGTGTCGCCCAATAGAGCCGATATTAAGGTGCCGAAGAAGAGAGGCAGACCGCGAAGAAATCCTGCGACAGTgcaacagcaacaacagccATCCGCGCAAATGCTGATACCCAGAGATCCCTTGGCATTAGATGATGTACAGCAAGTTCCTCCGCAACAATTCGAACACAGAGAAAACGAGAGGCCTAAGAGAACTTGCAGGAATCAGAAAAGTTATGCTCCACCAAAGAGAGGCAGAGGAGGACGAG GTCGTGGTAAACGGAAACTAGATAACGTAGAGCCtcaaattggaaaaaaaactcGTATAGAGCAAGACTTATCAGCTATAGAGGCATCGACGATGGCTGTCATCACTATTGACGAAACACCAGTACAACAAGAATCACTTCGGAAATCATCAGAACTTTACAAGGCGCTAAAGCAACCACCCATAGATCGTAAAAGCTCCGCGTTAGGTCGTAAAGAAGCGGCAAAAAAGGATTCCAAAATCTCGAACTCGGAGATTGCGGTACTAGATCCTACAAGTTCGTTATGCACTCAAGAAGATCCGACAAAAGCGTCTAATCAGAGCTTATTGGTTTCGAAAGCTGACGAGCAGCATAAAAAACCAGCCTTAGAAATCGTTTCTGAGAGGACGCAGAAGTCGGCAGTAAAGCAACATGCCGAAAATAAAGGTAAAATATCGGACGGGATTAAAGAGATACCTGTACCTCCCGGACATTCGAATTGGCTGACACCAACGTCGAAAAAGCAACCAGATTCGACAGCCATCAGAGGTGAAACAGTGTCGACAGTGCAAGTGATTGATGAAGAAACAAGAATGAGCGCCGAATCTGGTTCAAGGTCTCAAACACCGGCTAGAAATATACCAGCACCGA cttcggagacaataataaatgaaGAGTCGCAGGGTAGTGTCTTGAGCACCGCCACGACAGAATCGgaaaaagttaaagtaaaGAACCGAAgaatggaaattaattttgatcccGATGAAGGACCTTTCACTGTTGATAAAATAGCAGAATACGAATGGCCACTGGATCGAAAGGGTGAAACCTTTATGATACAGGAACAGATATCACAGTATCTTGGCGTAAAGTCTTTTAAACGTAAATATCCTGATCTCAAACGCAGAGTAGTTGATATGGAAGAGAGAAATTATTTGAGGGAGAATGGATTAGTCAGTGAAGCGATGTGCGATATGG GATTAACTGCAGTATGTAGCTCGGAAGTACTAGACGTAATGTGCAGTGATTTCCCTGATCAGTACGAAGAATATCGTAAGCATATGCGCGAGAAACAAGTTAAGGAACATTCCAAGAAGCAGAAGGAATTGACGGCAGCCGCAAATGCGGAGAGAAACAGGATAGACCTTGCGGAAATGGCAATGCAGTCCGCATTTACATGGAACGCCAACTTAAACAAAGCTCGCAAGGAACAGCGCAAATACTGTTTAGATCTGCAGACTTTCACGATTCAGCAACCACAGCAGAAGCAACAGAAAATCGACTCGGAGCATAAAGTAGGACATTATCCTGTTGCTCTGATACCAGGACAATATACTGATTATTATCGAGAATATACACCAGCAGAACTGAGATATTATCCGCTGAATACAGTCTTATATGGACCCACGCGACCTAATGAGCGTAAAAGTGATAGTCAGTCGGAAGGTTCTCAAAGCGACAGCGATAGTGAATCGTCTTCTGATGACTCAAG TTCGTCCTCCAGTGAAGGTACACAAGATACGGAAGGATCTCAATCAACCATGGATGAAGTAGATATGGAAATCTCAAACGCAAAGGATGATACAAAGTTGAAATGCAAAATGTGCCTGAAAGTTCTAAATAAACATAACAAAAACGAGATATTAATCCAATGTGGTACATGCAATGGAAACG ttcATCCATCTTGTATAGATTTAACATTGGATATGGTACCACACATTCAATCATATGCATGGCAATGCACTGATTGTAAAACGTGTGCGCAATGTCATGATCCCGCAGACGAAGACAAGATGCTTTTCTGTGATATGTGTGATCGTGG GTATCATATCTATTGTGTTGGTTTACGACGTGTGCCGCAGGGAAGATGGCATTGTCAGGAATGTGCCGTCTGCGCAAATTGTGGTTCGAGGGAGCCTGGTGGTGCTAATTCAGACCGAAACAGCGTTGCACAATGGCAACACGAATATAAAAAAGGCGAGAAAAATACTCGAGTATATGTCTCAACGCTCTGTGTACCGTGCTCGAA GCTGTGGCGAAAGGGTCGCTATTGCCCGCACTGCAGTCGCTGTCATACCGCCCAAAGGCTCGACCTGGAAACGAATCTAGTGCATTGCAGCGCATGTGACAAGTATCTGCACTTAG aaTGCGTGGAGACCAAGGGAGTAGTGGttgataagaaaaattatttatgtgatTTTTGTACACCGTCGACCAGCCAGCATGTGGTAAAGCCTCTGATGTCGAAGGTGCTCAAAACGTGA